The following coding sequences lie in one Lolium perenne isolate Kyuss_39 chromosome 2, Kyuss_2.0, whole genome shotgun sequence genomic window:
- the LOC139835568 gene encoding uncharacterized protein, with the protein MSGPLQLSGTLGAMVSSSSSSVPTGVISTTIPVRLDGNNFTLWRGLALPNLAGANLHLHLEKTAVVPAKTVQQGTGDKAIAVPNPEYHTWWTQDQRVKGLLLGSMGEDIAAQLIGCTTAAEVWESVHAMFSAQSRANIRHLRRQLQSLRKEDMTASAYMHKMKALSDAMAAARTVVPDEDLIDYIVTGLGSSYSAVAASLNFRTTPISYAEFYASVLQFEAMQVQQAQAEGWSSSANAAARPGPGNGARPRPPDQYQGGGGSYQGGGNRGGYGNGGGQGHGNGGYGNGGGYANPRNDGGGRGRANGGRNNGGGGRNGRRFRPQCQLCGIWGHEAYDCRNRFNHDFQRSGNSASTSSNDNNPWIMDTGASDHFTSELERLQLAERYPGKDQVQVANGTDNYVFVEFHRDFFCVKDKVFYAFQAHVERLLNAKIKAVQSDGGGEYQRLSRYFQRTVFPYSTPGVTVHASDLAESLSFPADEPEHAAGESSAMPPAPPVHGPDVAPPCAIDVHGACTPPPAPSSGSPTAGPQPSPAAPPAPAPTPAAGPPPEEPLSPAPAVPERRMVTRHQDNTRKEKVYTDGTVRYDPRRRAFFAAPHSHRDALQEPAWHAAMSEEFAALCQNQTWVLVPRPPGVNVVGSKWIFKTKHRPDGTIDKHKARLVARGFTQQQGIDYGDTFSPVVKPATVRLVLSLAVSRGWALRQIDVSNAFLHGFLNEDVYMQQPPGFEDARFPSHVCKLQRSIYGLKQSPRAWYARLSHLLYQLGFTSSKADTSLFIFRRRGVHIFMLVYVDDIVIAGSSPGVVDVLVRSLSASFPIKDLGVLEYFLGLEASYNSGGMSLTQRKYALDLLHRVNMENCNAAPTPLVPSERLSRNEGAPLGADDTFRYRSVVGALQYLTLTRPDLSFAVNKVCQFLSQPTEVHWEAVKRILRYVKGTLQTGLQIRKSPLTGISIFTDADWAGDVDDRRSTSGFAVFVGPNLISWSSKKQPTVSRSSTEAEYKALANGAAEAKWVDSLLKELGVTKQRTPILWCDNLGATYLTANPVFHARTKHIEIDFHFVRERVAKGELDVRFISTNDQPLNRCEILDAGEGGLRDRLYGDRCCGGDGLPPSPWWARGDAGAGGALALEAPRYWGAKVFPVQSPMLRR; encoded by the exons ATGTCGGGCCCTCTCCAGCTCTCAGGAACCCTGGGCGCCATGgtttcgtcttcctcttcctcagtCCCGACCGGCGTGATCAGCACCACGATCCCGGTCCGACTAGATGGCAACAACTTCACCTTGTGGAGAGGCCTAGCGCTGCCCAATCTGGCAGGCGCAAACCTCCACTTGCATCTCGAAAAGACCGCGGTCGTCCCTGCGAAGACGGTGCAGCAGGGTACCGGCGACAAGGCGATCGCCGTTCCTAATCCAGAGTATCATACCTGGTGGACTCAGGATCAGCGGGTCAAGGGTCTTCTCCTTGGATCAATGGGAGAGGACATCGCAGCGCAGCTCATCGGCTGCACGACGGCTGCAGAGGTGTGGGAGTCCGTCCACGCCATGTTCAGCGCGCAAAGTCGGGCGAACATTCGCCATCTGCGGCGACAGCTGCAGTCTCTCCGCAAGGAGGACATGACCGCCAGCGCCTACATGCACAAGATGAAGGCACTGAGCGATGCAATGGCCGCCGCCAGGACAGTCGTTCCGGACGAGGATCTTATCGACTACATCGTCACCGGGCTCGGGTCCTCCTACAGCGCCGTCGCGGCATCCCTCAATTTCCGCACGACGCCCATCTCCTATGCCGAGTTTTATGCTAGCGTCCTTCAATTCGAGGCCATGCAGGTTCAGCAAGCTCAGGCTGAGGGCTGGTCTTCTTCAGCCAACGCTGCGGCCCGCCCAGGGCCGGGCAATGGTGCACGCCCTCGTCCCCCTGACCAGTACCAAGGAGGGGGCGGAAGTTATCAAGGAGGAGGCAACCGTGGTGGCTACGGTAACGGCGGTGGTCAAGGCCATGGCAATGGTGGCTACGGCAACGGCGGTGGTTATGCAAACCCCCGCAATGATGGTGGTGGCCGTGGCCGTGCTAACGGTGGCCGCAACAACGGCGGAGGCGGACGCAATGGACGTCGCTTCCGTCCCCAATGTCAACTTTGCGGGATCTGGGGTCATGAGGCATATGATTGTCGCAATCGCTTCAACCATGACTTCCAACGCTCCGGCAACTCGGCCTCGACAAGCTCCAACGACAACAACCCATGGATCATGGACACGGGAGCCTCGGACCACTTCACCAGTGAGTTAGAACGCCTCCAGCTCGCCGAACGCTATCCCGGCAAGGATCAGGTGCAAGTAGCAAATGGAACAG ATAACTatgtctttgttgaatttcaccgGGACTTTTTCTGTGTCAAGGACAAG GTCTTCTATGCTTTCCAGGCTCATGTTGAGCGCCTCCTGAACGCTAAGATTAAGGCAGTTCAGTCGGATGGAGGTGGCGAGTATCAGCGTCTGTCTCGCTATTTTCAGCGCACAG TCTTTCCCTACTCCACTCCTGGCGTCACGGTTCACGCATCTGATCTTGCAGAATCCCTGTCCTTTCCTGCAGATGAACCG GAACATGCAGCTGGAGAATCGTCTGCCATGCCGCCAGCGCCGCCCGTTCATGGGCCTGACGTTGCGCCCCCTTGCGCGATCgacgtgcatggcgcatgcacgccgCCCCCTGCTCCGTCGTCCGGCTCACCTACCGCTGGCCCGCAGCCCTCGCCAGCTGCTCCTCCCGCGCCAGCTCCGACGCCCGCTGCTGGTCCACCACCGGAGGAGCCTCTCTCACCTGCGCCTGCTGTGCCCGAGCGTCGGATGGTTACGCGCCACCAGGACAACACTCGGAAGGAGAAGGTGTACACCGATGGCACGGTGCGATATGATCCGCGTCGCCGCGCTTTCTTTGCCGCGCCGCACTCTCATCGGGATGCTTTGCAGGAGCCAGCGTGGCATGCCGCCATGAGCGAGGAATTTGCTGCACTGTGTCAGAATCAGACCTGGGTGTTGGTACCTCGTCCGCCTGGAGTGAATGTCGTTGGCagcaaatggatattcaagacaaAACATCGTCCCGATGGCACCATTGATAAACACAAGGCTCGACTGGTTGCTCGAGGATTCACTCAGCAGCAAGGCATTGACTATGGGGATACTTTCAGCCCGGTTGTGAAGCCTGCTACTGTTCGTCTGGTTCTGTCTCTTGCTGTGTCACGTGGCTGGGCTCTTCGGCAAATCGATGTTAGCAATGCGTTCCTTCATGGGTTTCTGAATGAAGATGTGTATATGCAGCAGCCGCCTGGTTTTGAGGATGCTCGTTTTCCCTCTCACGTGTGCAAGCTTCAACGATCAATTTATGGTCTAAAACAGTCACCCAGAGCATGGTATGCCCGTTTGAGTCATCTCCTTTATCAGTTGGGTTTTACCTCTTCTAAGGCAGACACTTCACTCTTCATTTTCCGGCGTCGTGGAGTTCACATCTTCATGCTTGTCTATGTGGATGATATAGTCATTGCTGGATCCTCGCCTGGTGTTGTTGATGTTCTGGTGCGTTCACTCTCGGCCAGCTTTCCTATTAAGGATTTGGGTGTTCTGGAGTACTTTCTTGGATTGGAGGCTTCTTACAATTCAGGGGGTATGTCATTGACTCAGCGGAAGTATGCTCTTGATCTCCTGCATAGAGTCAATATGGAGAATTGTAATGCAGCTCCTACACCGCTTGTTCCATCAGAGAGATTGTCTCGGAATGAAGGAGCACCTCTTGGTGCGGATGACACTTTCAGGTATCGCAGTGTCGTTGGAGCATTGCAGTACTTGACGCTCACGCGTCCTGACCTCTCCTTTGCTGTTAACAAGGTGTGTCAGTTTCTCTCACAGCCTACTGAAGTGCATTGGGAGGCAGTGAAGCGTATACTGCGGTATGTTAAAGGGACATTGCAGACTGGCCTGCAAATCCGCAAGTCTCCACTGACTGGCATCAGTATATTTACAGATGCAGACTGGGCAGGTGATGTTGATGATAGGCGCTCCACAAGTGGCTTTGCTGTGTTTGTTGGTCCGAATCTCATCTCCTGGAGTTCGAAGAAGCAGCCTACAGTGTCTAGATCAAGCACCGAAGCTGAGTATAAAGCTTTGGCTAATGGCGCTGCCGAAGCCAAGTGGGTAGACTCACTACTCAAGGAACTTGGTGTGACTAAGCAGCGAACACCGATATTATGGTGTGATAATCTTGGGGCAACGTATCTGACTGCGAATCCAGTCTTCCACGCtcggacgaagcacattgagatcgaTTTCCATTTTGTGCGGGAGCGAGTAGCTAAAGGTGAACTGGATGTCAGATTTATTTCCACTAACGATCAG CCACTTAACAGGTGCGAGATCTTGGATGCCGGTGAAGGTGGACTGCGCGATCGTCTCTACGGCGATCGATGTTGCGGTGGTGATGGTCTCCCTCCTTCGCCGTGGTGGGCAAGGGGGGATGCTGGTGCTGGCGGCGCTTTGGCTTTGGAAGCTCCTAGATACTGGGGTGCGAAGGTTTTTCCGGTTCAAAGCCCTATGCTTCGGCGCTAA